The Microbacterium sp. W4I20 genome segment CCGCTATGCCATCGCCGATGTGCCCGCATTCGTCACACCCGGCGGTGCCGTCGACACCGAGGCTCGCCGCCGAGGGCAGACGCTGTATGCAGCGGACGGCAGGATCCCGCTGCATCCGCCCGTCCTCAGCGAAGACCGCGCCTCCCTGCTCCCCGACGTCGATCGCCCCGCCCTGGTGTGGACGTTCGCGCTCGACGTCGAAGGCGTCGTCACCGATTTCCGTCTGGAGCGCGCCCTCATCAGATCTCGCGCGCAGCTCGATTACGTCTCGACACAGCAGGCACTCGACCGCTACGAGGACGGCCCCGCCGGTCTGCTGCCCGAGATCGGCGCCCTGCGGCTCGAACAGGAGCGTCTGCGCGGCGGCGCGAGCCTCAACCTCCCCGACGAGGAGGTCGTGCGGAACGCGGACGGCACCTACGGCATCGAACGCACCAGCCCACTTCCCGTGGAGGAGTGGAACGCCCAGCTTTCGTTGATGACGGGGATGGCCGCGGCATCCCTGATGCTCGACGCCGGCGTCGGGATACTGCGGACCATGCCGGAGCCCGACGACGATGCCTTCGACGCCTTCCGCCACCAGACCGAAGCGCTCGGTCGACCCTGGACATCCGGAACCTATGGCGAGTATCTCCGCGCCCTCGACCGAGCCGATCCGCTGACGCTCCCCGTCCTGCAGGCTGCCGCCTCGCTGTTCCGCGGCGCCGGCTACCTGGCCTTCGATGGCACGCCTCCGAAAGACGCCGTCCAGGCCGCGATCGCCGCTCCCTACGCCCACGTCACGGCTCCACTGCGACGGCTCGTCGACCGCTGGTCGCTCGCCATCTGCCTCGAGACGTCGAACGGACGCGAGGCACCGGCGTGGGCTCGCGAGTCACTCGATCAGCTCCCGGCGCTCATGCAGGAGTCGGGTCAGCGCGCGTCGCGGCTCAACGCCGCCACGATCAACTGCGTGGAAGCAGCCCTCCTCACCCCGCTGGTCGGCACCGAGATCGATGCGACCGTCATCGAGCTGCGCGGCGAGCGCGCCCAGATCCAGATCGCGGATCCCGCGGTCACGGCCTCCGCGCCGATCCCGGCCGGCGTGAAGCCCGGCGACGTGGTGCGCCTCCGCATCCTCCGCGCCGACGTCGCCCTCGGTGAGGTGGAGTTCTCGGCCGGGTAGCCTGACCGCGTGGACCATCTCGCCGCCGCCGAACGATTCATCGCCCGCTCATATCCCCGCGCCTCGACGGCCGTCGTGGGCGGCAGCACTGCGCGGGGCGAGCGCACGGCGACCAGCGACATCGACCTGCTGCTCATCGGGGACGCCCTGTTCGACGATGCCTCGCAGACGAGTGAGGCCTCGACCCACAGGTTCGAGGGAGAGACGATCGAGGTGTTCGCGTACACGCCCACCGGGTTCGCCGAGTGGGCGGAGCGTGGTGTCTCTCAGCATCGGCCCGTGATCGTCGACATGCTCGTTGAGGGCATCGCGATCCGCGAGGATTCCCGCACCGCAGAGCTGCGGCGGCACTGGCGGATGATTCTGGATGCCGGGCCGACGATCGACGTCGCCGAGTCGGCGTTCCGTCGCTACGTCATCACCGATGTGCTCGATGATCTCCGCGACGCCACCGATCCGCTGGAGCGCCACGTGCTGTCGTCCGTGCTGTTCGAGCGGACCGCCGAACTGATGCTGCTCACGAACCATCGCTGGGTCGCGATCGGCAAGTGGCTTCCTCGTCGACTCCGTGCGCTCGACGCGCGACGCGCAGACGCGCTCAGCGCCCCGTTGCTCGCGGGCGACCACACCGCCTTCGCGGATCGCGTGGCAGAGGAGCTCGACCGCGCGGGAGGCAGGGTGCAGGAGGGTTTCGTCCGCTGAGCCGCCGGCCGTCGGGCCGCGAGCCGCGCTGCCGTCAGCCCGCCGGTACCGCCGTGGTCGTCATGACCAGCAGCTGAGGATCCGTCAGGTCGAGGGCGATCGAGATCGAGGCGAACTCGGAGAGTGCGTGGACGTGGGTGCCGCCGCACAGGATGACCGCTTCTCCTTCGGGGAGCTCGCAGTGCCAGCGGCGCCGATCCACGATGGTCGGGCCGTCCGTCTCGATGCGACTCGCAGCGCCGGAAGCCACCCATGCGGCGAGCTGCGCATTGGCTGCGGCCTCGCGGCTCGCGAGCGTCGCTGCGAAGGTCTCGGTGTCGAACCCCGCTCGACGCAGGCTCTTGCCGAGCCGGTACTCGTCGACGCTGCCGTCCTCATGGATGCGACTGAACTGATTCGCGCGACCCTCGAAGTCCGGATTGCCGAGAGCATCCGCCCCCGGGTCCTTCCGCCACAGGTCTGCGACGGCGAGGTCGAGTGCGAGCGAAGCGAGGTGGCAGGCGGTGTGCCCTCGGCTGAGACCTGCCCGACGACCGGCATCCGCTGTCAACGAGACAGTCGCTCCGGGGCTCAGCCAGTCGGGAGCCGCTCCGGCGAGCCGATGGCCCACCAGCCACGTCCACCCTTCGGCGCCACGCTTGACGGGGATGTCGCTCCCGACCGCGAACCGGCCGTCGTCGCTCACCGCAGCCATGACGGCCTCGGTGACCTCGACCCGCTCCGCTCCGGCGGTCAGCTCGCCGGAGTCGCCCGGCTGATCCGGCCACGTGTGGTCCACAGGATGGAACGGCGTCGCGTCGACCACGACCACCACTCCGTCCGGGCCCGTCTCGACACGACTGACGGTGGCGTCGCCGTGGACGGAGCCGTCGGCGAAGGAGACGATCGTGGACGACATGGAACTCCTGCTGTCAGGGGGAGGATCGCTGCGAGAGCGAATCAGACGGTGACGACCTGGGCGGTGCCGAGAGGCGCCGCGGGGCCCATCTCCGCGGCGATGCGGTTCGCCTCTTCGATCAGCGTGGCGACGATGTCCGCCTCGGGCACCGTCTTGATGACCTCACCCTTCACGAAGATCTGGCCCCTGCCGTTGCCGGAAGCGACACCGAGGTCAGCCTCGCGCGCCTCGCCGGGACCGTTCACGACGCAGCCCATCACGGCCACTCGCAGCGGCACGGTCATGTCCTTGAGGCCCTCGGTCACGTCTTCCGCCAGCGTGTAGACGTCGACCTGCGCGCGCCCGCAGGACGGGCACGACACGATCTCGAGCTTGCGCTCCCGCAGGTTCAGCGACTGCAGGATCTGATGGCCGACCTTGACCTCTTCGGCGGGCGGGGCGGACAGCGAGACACGGATGGTGTCTCCGATGCCCTCGCTGAGCAGAATGCCGAACGCCGTGGCGCTCTTGATCGTTCCCTGGAACGCGGGCCCGGCCTCGGTCACCCCGAGGTGCAGAGGCCAGTCCCCCATCTGCGCGAGCTGACGGTAGGCCTGCACCATGATCACCGGATCGTTGTGCTTGACCGAGATCTTGAAGTCATGGAAATCGTGCTCCTCGAAGAGCGATGCCTCCCAGCGCGCGCTCTCGGCGAGCGCCTCGGGAGTCGCCTTGCCGTACTTCTGCAGCAGACGCGGGTCGAGCGATCCGGCGTTCACGCCGATGCGAAGGGAGACTTCGGCGTCTTTCGCGGCCTTGGCGATCGCGCCGACCTGATCGTCGAACTTGCGGATATTCCCCGGGTTGACGCGAACCGCAGCGCACCCGGCATCGATCGCCTGGAACACGTACTTCGGCTGGAAGTGGATGTCGGCGATCACCGGGATCTGGCTCTTCTTCGCGATGATGTGCAGCACATCCGCGTCTTCCTGCGTCGGCACCGCCACGCGCACGATCTCGCAGCCCGATGCCGTGAGTTCGGCGATCTGCTGGAGGGTGCCGTTGATGTCGGTCGTCTTCGTGGTCGTCATCGACTGCACGCTGACGGGGGCATCTCCTCCCACCAGCACCTTGCCGACCTTGATCTGGCGGGACTTGCGGCGCGGGGCGAGGACGACGGGGACCTTCGGCATCCCAAGATTCACTGCTGGCACCCGTCCAGCCTACGCCGCCAGGATGCACGAGGGCTGGATACGGCCTCCATCCGTCTTCGCGTCACGCGCCCGAGGCGCACACCGGCGGTGTGGTAGTTTTCACCCCATGCTCGCGAACGTCACCTGGTGGCCCGCCTCCTAGGCGGTGTGTTCGCGTTCCCACGAATTCAGACCGCCTCCGGGGCGGTCTTTTCGTTGAGCCGAGCCGGAGCCCTGCACAGGAGACATCGATGACCCTCTCACGACTCGCCGAGCTCAGCGCCGACCCGGCGGCATCCTTCGTGCTCATCGCACGCGACGGCGCCGACACCGTCGAGCTCCTCACGGGCGATGTGATCGATGTCGATCTGCTCGGCGACATCCCCCTCGACATCGACGGCGTGCCACGCGAGGTCTTCGCGCTGGTTCCGTATCGCCAGGTGCGAGAGCGCGGGTTCGTCGCCCAGGAGGACGGCGCGCCGCTGCGATGCCTGATCGTGGACGAGCACGATCACCTCTCCACCTCCGAACTGATCGAGGCGCTCCCGTCCGCACCGGTACCGCTGCACGACGACGGCTTCGACATCGCGGACGCGGATTACGCGACGATCGTCGAGAAGGTCATCGCCGAGGAGATCGGCCACGGCGAGGGCGCCAACTTCGTCATCCGACGCGACTTCACGGCCCGCATCGACGCCGACGATCGGACGGCCGCACTCACCTGGTTCCGGGCTCTGCTGACGCATGAGCGCGGCGCCTACTGGACGTTCGCGGTGTTCACGCCGGGGCACATCGCCGTCGGGGCGAGCCCCGAGGCGCACGTGGTCGCCCGCGGCGGGGTCGTCACGATGAACCCGATCTCCGGCACCTTCCGCCACCCGGCCGGCGGCGCGACCCGGGACACCCTCGTCGAATTCCTGTCCTCGACGAAGGAGACCGAAGAGCTCTTCATGGTCGTCGACGAAGAGCTCAAGATGATGAGCGCGGTGTGTTCGGACGGTGGTCGGATCACCGGCCCTCATCTGAAGGAGATGTCGCGCCTCACCCACACCGAGTACATGCTCCGCGGGCGCAGCACGCTCGATCCCCGCGACATCCTTCGGGAGACGATGTTCGCACCGACGGTCACCGGATCGCCGATGCAGAACGCCTGCGCGGTCATCCGTCGCCACGAGAGGAAGCCCCGTGGCTACTACTCCGGTGTCGCGGCCCTGTTCACCCCGAACGCGGAGGGCGGCCACGATCTCGATGCACCGATCCTGATCCGCACCGTCTATCTGAACGACGGCGCACTGAGCGTGCCCGTCGGGGCCACGCTGGTGCGGCACTCCGACCCGCTCGGCGAGGTGTCCGAGACCCACGGGAAGGCCGCCGGCGTGCTGGGCGCGATCGGTGCGATCGACCGCGATCGGGTGGCGGAGGCACGCAGCGATGCCGATGCCCCGGGCGACGAGCGCGCTCTCGCCGACGACCCGACCATCGCCGACCTGCTCTCGTCGCGCAACGCCCGCCTCGCGGACTTCTGGCTCAATCCGCAGGGCGACGACCTCGACGGGCCGTTCGCCGGACGCACCGCCGTGGTCGTCGACGCGGAGGACCGATTCACCACGATGCTGGCCCACCAGCTGCGCCACCTCGGCCTCTCCGTGACGATCGGCGCCTGGAGCGATGTCCAGGACGGCGACCTGGCCGCCGCCGATCTCGTGGTGGCGGGACCCGGTCCCGGCGATCCCCGCGATGCCGGAAGCCCTCGTATCGCCCGCATGCGGGAGGTCGTGGCCGGACGCCTCGACGCGGGCGCTCCGCTCCTCGCCGTGTGCCTGAGTCACCAGATCCTCGGCGACCGGCTCGGCATCGAGTTGATGCCCCTGGATGCTCCGCATCAGGGGCTGCAGAAGTCGGTTCCCGTGTTCGGCGAGGATGCCTCGATCGGCTTCTACAACACCTTCACCGCACGGGTGGCGCCGGGGACGACGAACGTCGGCCCCGCCGAGGTGTCAGCGGATCCCGGCTCCGGAGACGTCTACGCACTCCGCGGCCCGCGCTTCGCATCCGTACAGGGGCACCTCGAGTCGATCCTGTCCCGCGACGGCATCCACACGCTCGAGCGACTCGTCCGCCACGCACTCGCCTGAGCCGAGGGCCGCTCCGCAGCTATTGCAGGATGCTGATCGGGTTGAACAGGTCCGCCACGAGCAGCAGCGCGCCCATCCCGATGAGCAGCACCGCGACGACCACCGTCAGCGGCACGAGGCGCGTCGCGTCCACCGGAGCCGGCGGTGGGCGGCGGAAGAGCTTCGCCCACACTCGCTTGATGCCCTCCCACAGCGCGACCACGACATGACCGCCGTCGAGGGGCAGCAGCGGGACGAGGTTGAAGACGAAGAGGGCGACGTTCAGCGAACCGAGCAACCCGAGCAGCACGGCGAAGCGGTTCAGCACG includes the following:
- the ispG gene encoding flavodoxin-dependent (E)-4-hydroxy-3-methylbut-2-enyl-diphosphate synthase translates to MPKVPVVLAPRRKSRQIKVGKVLVGGDAPVSVQSMTTTKTTDINGTLQQIAELTASGCEIVRVAVPTQEDADVLHIIAKKSQIPVIADIHFQPKYVFQAIDAGCAAVRVNPGNIRKFDDQVGAIAKAAKDAEVSLRIGVNAGSLDPRLLQKYGKATPEALAESARWEASLFEEHDFHDFKISVKHNDPVIMVQAYRQLAQMGDWPLHLGVTEAGPAFQGTIKSATAFGILLSEGIGDTIRVSLSAPPAEEVKVGHQILQSLNLRERKLEIVSCPSCGRAQVDVYTLAEDVTEGLKDMTVPLRVAVMGCVVNGPGEAREADLGVASGNGRGQIFVKGEVIKTVPEADIVATLIEEANRIAAEMGPAAPLGTAQVVTV
- a CDS encoding RNB domain-containing ribonuclease, which produces MPQRRSHVAPSAAQTELAAALASLRESLDAPVEFPSEVLAEAEASTAATPDLDLRDIPFATLDPAGSRDLDQAFHLERAGSGYAVRYAIADVPAFVTPGGAVDTEARRRGQTLYAADGRIPLHPPVLSEDRASLLPDVDRPALVWTFALDVEGVVTDFRLERALIRSRAQLDYVSTQQALDRYEDGPAGLLPEIGALRLEQERLRGGASLNLPDEEVVRNADGTYGIERTSPLPVEEWNAQLSLMTGMAAASLMLDAGVGILRTMPEPDDDAFDAFRHQTEALGRPWTSGTYGEYLRALDRADPLTLPVLQAAASLFRGAGYLAFDGTPPKDAVQAAIAAPYAHVTAPLRRLVDRWSLAICLETSNGREAPAWARESLDQLPALMQESGQRASRLNAATINCVEAALLTPLVGTEIDATVIELRGERAQIQIADPAVTASAPIPAGVKPGDVVRLRILRADVALGEVEFSAG
- a CDS encoding nucleotidyltransferase domain-containing protein translates to MDHLAAAERFIARSYPRASTAVVGGSTARGERTATSDIDLLLIGDALFDDASQTSEASTHRFEGETIEVFAYTPTGFAEWAERGVSQHRPVIVDMLVEGIAIREDSRTAELRRHWRMILDAGPTIDVAESAFRRYVITDVLDDLRDATDPLERHVLSSVLFERTAELMLLTNHRWVAIGKWLPRRLRALDARRADALSAPLLAGDHTAFADRVAEELDRAGGRVQEGFVR
- a CDS encoding chorismate-binding protein, translating into MTLSRLAELSADPAASFVLIARDGADTVELLTGDVIDVDLLGDIPLDIDGVPREVFALVPYRQVRERGFVAQEDGAPLRCLIVDEHDHLSTSELIEALPSAPVPLHDDGFDIADADYATIVEKVIAEEIGHGEGANFVIRRDFTARIDADDRTAALTWFRALLTHERGAYWTFAVFTPGHIAVGASPEAHVVARGGVVTMNPISGTFRHPAGGATRDTLVEFLSSTKETEELFMVVDEELKMMSAVCSDGGRITGPHLKEMSRLTHTEYMLRGRSTLDPRDILRETMFAPTVTGSPMQNACAVIRRHERKPRGYYSGVAALFTPNAEGGHDLDAPILIRTVYLNDGALSVPVGATLVRHSDPLGEVSETHGKAAGVLGAIGAIDRDRVAEARSDADAPGDERALADDPTIADLLSSRNARLADFWLNPQGDDLDGPFAGRTAVVVDAEDRFTTMLAHQLRHLGLSVTIGAWSDVQDGDLAAADLVVAGPGPGDPRDAGSPRIARMREVVAGRLDAGAPLLAVCLSHQILGDRLGIELMPLDAPHQGLQKSVPVFGEDASIGFYNTFTARVAPGTTNVGPAEVSADPGSGDVYALRGPRFASVQGHLESILSRDGIHTLERLVRHALA